In one Melaminivora jejuensis genomic region, the following are encoded:
- a CDS encoding HD-GYP domain-containing protein, whose protein sequence is MKLVTLEIDTIPLGQPLPFALRGADGKLLAHKGYVIRNRQDLGVLLARGIKLCIDTHESGDSHRAYLAQMQQMLLADASLGQIAAMKLSAAQAIQHNPEGAAADWAELQMRASQLLRAPGSSDFPQRLLDLHEELERQCQQTPDSLLLALIYLTGRETRMYSATHAMLVASVCMLVAGETLGWPEAKVARLGQAALSMNIAMTALQDDLAQQTDPLTAAQIDAISDHAEHSEALLRQMGMSDPVWLEAVRHHHARIPGPLAERSEGLQMARLIQRADVFGARIAPRATRQPLASTAAMQASYYDEQRQVDEAGAALVKTLGVYPPGTHVRLATQEVALVLRRGASATTPRVAVVVNREGMPTGELIPRDTTQAQWKITAAVPGNEVRVHLPLARLLPLV, encoded by the coding sequence ATGAAACTGGTTACTCTCGAAATTGACACCATCCCGCTCGGCCAGCCGCTGCCGTTTGCGCTGCGCGGCGCCGATGGCAAGCTGCTGGCCCACAAGGGCTATGTGATCCGCAACCGCCAGGATCTGGGCGTGCTGCTGGCGCGAGGCATCAAGTTGTGCATCGACACCCATGAGTCGGGCGACAGCCATCGCGCCTATCTGGCGCAGATGCAGCAGATGCTGCTGGCCGATGCCTCGCTGGGCCAGATCGCCGCCATGAAGCTGTCGGCTGCCCAGGCTATCCAGCACAACCCGGAGGGCGCCGCCGCCGACTGGGCCGAGCTGCAGATGCGGGCTTCGCAGCTGTTGCGCGCGCCGGGCAGCAGCGACTTCCCGCAGCGCCTGCTGGATCTGCACGAGGAGCTGGAGCGCCAATGCCAGCAAACCCCCGACAGCCTGCTGCTGGCGCTGATCTACCTGACCGGGCGCGAGACACGCATGTACAGCGCTACCCACGCCATGCTGGTGGCCAGCGTGTGCATGTTGGTGGCTGGCGAGACCCTGGGCTGGCCCGAGGCCAAGGTGGCGCGCCTGGGTCAGGCGGCGCTGTCCATGAACATCGCAATGACGGCGCTGCAGGACGATTTGGCGCAGCAGACCGACCCGCTGACTGCGGCGCAGATCGACGCCATCTCCGACCATGCCGAGCACTCCGAGGCGCTCTTGCGCCAGATGGGCATGAGCGATCCGGTCTGGCTGGAAGCCGTGCGCCACCACCATGCGCGCATCCCCGGCCCGCTGGCCGAGCGCAGCGAGGGGCTGCAGATGGCGCGGCTGATCCAGCGCGCCGACGTGTTCGGCGCGCGCATCGCGCCGCGCGCCACGCGCCAGCCGCTGGCCTCCACGGCCGCCATGCAGGCCAGCTACTACGACGAGCAGCGCCAGGTGGACGAGGCCGGCGCGGCACTGGTCAAGACGCTGGGCGTCTATCCCCCCGGCACGCATGTGCGCCTGGCCACGCAGGAAGTGGCGCTGGTGCTGCGCCGTGGCGCCAGCGCCACCACGCCGCGCGTGGCCGTGGTGGTGAACCGCGAGGGGATGCCTACCGGCGAGCTGATCCCGCGCGACACCACCCAGGCGCAGTGGAAGATCACCGCTGCCGTGCCCGGCAACGAGGTGCGCGTACACCTGCCGCTGGCGCGGCTGCTGCCGCTGGTCTGA